The sequence below is a genomic window from Nostoc flagelliforme CCNUN1.
GTGCGAATATCCCATCATGGCGTAGAGTTTCATGGTCATTTACATCTTCATAGCCCATGATTAAGCCATATATTCTTTGTGCAATTAAGCCATTAACTGGATGCAGAATTTTGTTTGGCTCTCGGTAATCTTTAAAACATGCTGCCAGCCGTGATGTTATTTCTCTTTTTCTATCTAGTTCCGCAATTAATATTAATCCTGCATCAGATGTTACAGGCTCACCATTGAAATTAACTACAACTGGACATGATTTTACTAGTCCAAATCTGAACTGTTCCGGTATACAATCGTTTTTATTTGGGGTCATACTTAAAACTGCTAGAATTCTTTTGCAACATACATTCTGGCAGTTTTTGACCCCTCTTTTCTAAAGTCTTGTGAGAAATCCGGGAGATGCATCTGATAATCTAAACTTTGAACTTACACTGGCTTTCATAACATAATATGTATAACAAGTATGCAAATAAATATAAAGTTATTTACAGTAAACAAAAGGTTTCCGTTGACTATTAGTCGAGGTACAACGGCACAGACAACTAATGTATGGGTGAGAATTTCACAAGATGGGATCGAAGGCTGGGGAGAAGCATCACCATTTGGTGTGGGTAATCATCGGCAATCAACTGATGCAATCAAAGACGCCCTACAGCAAGTTATGCCACAGTTGCAAACATTCAGCCCCTTACAGCGACAGGAAATTGAGCAAGTTTTAACACAAAACCAGGTTCCTTCTGCTGCTAGAGCAGCCTTGGATATAGCAATGCACGACTGGTTGGGTAAGCGCGTAGGTTTACCTTTGTGGCAAATTTGGGGACTCGATCGCAACACCATAGTACCGACTTCTGTCACAATTGGGATTAATTCACCTGAAGGAGCCAGGGCTAGAGCGCGGGACTGGTTACAATTTACTGATGTCCGCCTTTTCAAGGTGAAGCTAGGTAGCCCAGATGGCATAGATGCAGATAAAAAAATGCTCTTAGCAGTGCAAGAAGAAGCACCATTACTAGAATTTTTTGTTGATGCTAATGGGGGTTGGAGCTTGGAGGATGCGATCGCAATGTGCAATTGGCTAGCTAATTTAGGTATAAAATATGTAGAACAGCCATTGCCACGGGGACAGGAAAAAAATTTAGCAAAACTCAAAGAACACTCTCCCCTGCCCATCTTTGTTGATGAAAGTTGTTTCACAAGCTCCGATATTCCCCATTTGGCAAACTATGTGGATGGTATTAATATCAAACTGATGAAATCAGGGGGACTAACCGAAGCAATGCGAATGGTACATACAGCGCGAGCATATCGGTTGCAAGTAATGTTTGGTTGCTATTCTGACAGTGCGCTAGCTAATACAGCAGCATTACAGCTAGCGCCACTAGCTGATTATCTAGATTTAGACAGTCACCTCAATTTAATCGATGATCCCTTTACGGGTGCATTGCTAAAAGAAGGAAGAGTTTTGCCAAACGATTTACCAGGCTTGGGGGTACAACAGAGTGCGTCTATCACCTAATCAACGAGTAGCTATCTTGCTACATGAAGGAATTACTGGGCATCACGGCAAAACAGGGCTAGCAATTTTACGTTACAGTGAAGCCCCAATCGTAGCCGTAATTGATCACGAGTGTGCTGGCAAATCCCTACCAGAATTAACAAATATCAAGCGTGATGTGCCAATAGTGGCATCCGTAGCCGCAGCCCTTGAATACAAGCCAGAAGTCTTGGTAATTGGCATTGCTCCAGGAGGTGGTGCTGTACCAGATGATTACTGGCTGGAAATCAAAGGCGCTCTAGAAGCTGGAATGTCTCTGGTAAATGGTTTACATACACCAATGGCGAACATACCAGAGTTAAATGCACTGCTAAAACCAGGGCAACTAATTTGGGATGTACGCAAAGAGCCACCTAATATAAGTGTTGCTAGTGGAATGGCACGTACCCTTTCCTGTCGGCGGGTTTTGACAGTGGGAACCGACATGGCGATCGGTAAAATGTCAACTAGTCTAGAGTTACATTGGGCATCAAAACAGCGAGGCTGGCGTTCTAAATTCCTCGCCACCGGTCAAACTGGGGTGATGTTAGAAGGGGACGGCGTGGCTTTAGATGCCGTGCGGGTAGACTTTGCCGCCGGTGCTGTGGAACAGATAGTTATGCGCTATGGCAAAAACCACGACATTTTGCACATTGAAGGACAAGGTTCACTGCTACACCCTGGTTCAACGGCAACCTTACCTCTAATCCGTGGTTCGCAACCAACCCAACTGCTGTTAGCACATCGCGCGGGACAAGTTCATGTACGTAATCATCCCCATGTACTAATTCCACCTTTACCAGAGGTGATTCAGCTTTATGAAACTGTTGCTAGTGCTGGTGGTGCTTTTGCAAGTGTTCCTGTAGTGGGTATAGCCCTAAACACAGCCCATTTAGATCAGTCTGCGGCAGAGGATGCGATCGCTCAAACAATAGCAGAAACTGGGCTACCTTGCACAGATGTAGTCCGCTTTGATGCCAATGTGCTATTAGATGCAGTGATGAAGAATTAGATGTAGATTTTACTTCATCCAAAAATGATTGCAACATTACAAGCGCTAAATGCGATTACTAGTAGAGACGTGAAATCGTTACGCTAACGTGTCTCTAATCTTTTATTTTGCGATTTAAAAAATTGCC
It includes:
- a CDS encoding dipeptide epimerase, producing the protein MQINIKLFTVNKRFPLTISRGTTAQTTNVWVRISQDGIEGWGEASPFGVGNHRQSTDAIKDALQQVMPQLQTFSPLQRQEIEQVLTQNQVPSAARAALDIAMHDWLGKRVGLPLWQIWGLDRNTIVPTSVTIGINSPEGARARARDWLQFTDVRLFKVKLGSPDGIDADKKMLLAVQEEAPLLEFFVDANGGWSLEDAIAMCNWLANLGIKYVEQPLPRGQEKNLAKLKEHSPLPIFVDESCFTSSDIPHLANYVDGINIKLMKSGGLTEAMRMVHTARAYRLQVMFGCYSDSALANTAALQLAPLADYLDLDSHLNLIDDPFTGALLKEGRVLPNDLPGLGVQQSASIT
- a CDS encoding DUF1611 domain-containing protein, which translates into the protein MRLSPNQRVAILLHEGITGHHGKTGLAILRYSEAPIVAVIDHECAGKSLPELTNIKRDVPIVASVAAALEYKPEVLVIGIAPGGGAVPDDYWLEIKGALEAGMSLVNGLHTPMANIPELNALLKPGQLIWDVRKEPPNISVASGMARTLSCRRVLTVGTDMAIGKMSTSLELHWASKQRGWRSKFLATGQTGVMLEGDGVALDAVRVDFAAGAVEQIVMRYGKNHDILHIEGQGSLLHPGSTATLPLIRGSQPTQLLLAHRAGQVHVRNHPHVLIPPLPEVIQLYETVASAGGAFASVPVVGIALNTAHLDQSAAEDAIAQTIAETGLPCTDVVRFDANVLLDAVMKN